Below is a window of Agathobacter rectalis ATCC 33656 DNA.
TTGAGAACAATCATTCGCTGTCACATACAATGTGGGAAATGAGGAGAAATTATGATATCAATTGAACTGACAGACACAAAGGACTTTATGAACAAGCTGCTTCGCACGGAAATCTTTGACAACTTCCTGCTCCAGGAGGCCGTCATCACAAAGGCAGCCTCATATGTCATAGATGGTCACCTGCAAAAGGGCTTTTACAGCTCCACAGAGCTTGAGGAAAATTGTATAGCTGGCTATAGCATACTTCCCTTTAGGATGCTTCGCACAAACTGCTTTGACCTGATAAAGGGCAGACAGACTCCATCGTCATTCAAGTTTGTCTTTCTGCTTTCACCCGAAAACATGGAGCACACCCTAAGCAGTCTGCACTCTGCTTTCACCGTGTCCGATATCAGTGGTTTTTTCATAAATATCAGGTATCAGAGCCAGCTTCTGACTCTGACAACCGGAATATCCTACAATATTTTTTCAGCGGATAAGACCTTAGACAGTGAATGGGATAAGCTTGTAATGAAATTTTTAGCAAATAATGACATAAACTTTAAAGAACTTTGACTTTATTGCTTTACATCTTAAACCTGTTATGCTATTCTAACGTTAGTTGCGTAAGCAGCATTATTATTATTTGGAGGTACTTTCGATGAGCAAAGGTACAGTAAAATGGTTCAATAACCAAAAAGGTTACGGATTCATCACAGCCGAGGACGGAAAGGATGTATTCGTACATTTCTCAGGACTTAACATGGAGGGCTTCAAAACTCTCGAGGAAGGTGCAGCAGTAGAGTTCGATATCACTGATGGCGCTAAAGGTCCACAGGCAGTTAACGTTGAGGTAGTTAAATAATTTTGACCCCTCAGGCAATCTAGTTTCTATGTACCTTTTTCTTTATTATATATTTAGGTAAAATTATAGTTACAAAAATGTTAATTGGGGAATAAGATATAAGAATCATGATTAAAAAAAGAAGAGTTCATTTCGAACTCTTCTTTTTTGTGCTTTTTTATTTGAATGATTTTAGTTGTTTACACGATGATGAGACATCGGTGAGCTTGTGGTGAGTGGTAAAAACGTGTAACCGTTCGCCTGTCCCCACTGGATGATCTGCTCGACCGCATTGACACTGAATTCCTTTATGTCATGCTGCAATACAACTGATACATTATGGCTCTGCACACCGGAGATGACATTCTGTACCACCTGTTCCGTGCTGATTGGCTTGGGGTTTGCATCTCCGCTCGATACATTCCAGTCACAATATAAAAGTCCTCTTGCTGTTACATCATTTACGAGCTGTGTCATAATACCCGGACAGTAATCCTTGCTCACAGTATTTGATGAGCCACCCGGGAATCTGATGATTGACGCATCATTTCCCGTCTGTGCCTTTATGATACTGTTCATCTGCTCAAGGTCATCAAAAAATGCCTGCTCACTTGTATATATCTGGTTGTATTTGTGGCTGGCAGAGTGGATAGCCACTGTATGTCCTCTCTTTGCCTCCTCTGCTATCATGTTCTGATAGTCAGGATGTGTATTTGTAACAAAGAAGGTGGCCTTTACATTGTATTTATCAAGCACATCTAATAGCCCCTGTGTATACTTTCCGGGACCATCGTCAAAGGTAAGATAAATAATCTTGTTGCCCGGATTTACCGTGTCTGCCGTGGCAGCCGGATCATACACACTGACCACTCTTGTAGCAGTAGCCTTATTTCCTGATGAATCTGAGACCTCATAGGTCACAGTATACTTTCCCGCCTTATCCTTATCTACCTTATCTCCTGATACCTTGACACTGTCTGTGATGTCTCCGTCACAATTGTCTGTTGCCGTGTATCCCGGATCACTGTACTTATCACCCTTTTTAACTGACATAAAATCATCACCCGAAAGCTTTATCTGCGGTGCAGTGGTATCTGTGACATGCACAGTCCTTTTGACCTCGCTCTCATTCTTTGACGAGTCAGCGACACTGTACTTTATCTCATAGTCTCCCGGCTTTGAAGTATCGACAGCTCCTGTAACAGATACCTTGTCTGTCAGATCCCCATCATAGTTGTCTGTTGCCGTATATCCCGGGTCACTGAACTCGCTTCCTGCCTCTACAGTCATCTCTGCATCGCCATTTAATGTAATCTCCGGAGCCTTCTTATCCCTCACTTCAACCTTGATTGTCTGTGTCGCAGTTTTTTTACCGTATTGAGCAGTTACCTTTATCTCGTATGAACCTGTCTTTGTCGCATCGACATTACTGTCTATAGTACATTTTATCTCTTTTCCCTTCCGATTTATAAGCCTGCCTCTGACATACGCCTTGATTTTTGGTGCCTCAAACTTTTTGCCATACTCAACAGTAATACCGTTTTTGAACTTGCTGCTGAACTCAATGTGTGAGTCAAAGCATGTGATATATACTATAAACGCCACCACCAGAACTATTGCAGCCGTAAGTATGCCGATAATCATCTTTTTATTTTTGTCCATTTTTCCAATCCTCTTTAGCATTTTATAATTATTCTCTCTATATTATTACTCAAACCTGATAATATTATTTCAAGCAATATCTATTATAGCGTTAAACAATCTTTTTTGCTACTGCAAATTCCTTGAGAATTTCTTAATGTTGGCTTCATATATTTCAGTTATGTTACAATTGTTTCTTTATCATGAATACCTCCGGTGCAGTCTTAATAAGTAATTAATTTATTTAATATCTTTGTTACTATTCAGTTCTCAATATGACTAACCACATATCTTTTTGTAGATATTCACAATCACAAAAATCCCCCGAACAAGCCGGGGGATTTAAAAAGCTTATGCTGTAACAATTATTTTATTACTGCTCCTTGCGGTGCATCTCAAATGTCTCCATATGGTAGTTGGCGATGTTGTCACGAATCTTTCTGTCATCTGCTCTGCTTAAGAGATCATCACGGAACTTCTTGGTAGATACCATGTCATTGTATGAGCTTGGTCCGCCTACGCAGCCGCCCTCACATGCCATTCCCTCGATGAAGTTCTCAGGAAGCTTGCCTGCCTTCATGAGGAGAAGTGCCTTCTTACACTCTGCTGCTCCGTTTGCCTTGCAAACCTTGCAATCAACATCCTCGCCTTTTTCCTTCATGCTCTCGATTACGGCTGCTGTAACTCCGCCTGAGTTTGCGAAACGCTTACCGTATACTGAGCCCTCCTGGTATGAGGTATCATCAGCCTCAAGCTGTACACCCTTTGCCTTCATAATAGCACGAATCTCGCTGAAGGTAAGTACATAGTCTGCATTGCCCTCTATCTTCTGATCATGTACCTCTGACTTCTTGGCAACACATGGTCCGATGAATACTGTAACTGCATCAGGGTCCTTTGCCTTGATCATTCTTGAAACTGCACACATAGGTGAAACAGTTGTAGAAATCTTGTCAGCAAGCTCAGGATAGTGCTTTCTAACCATATTTACAAATCCAGGACAGCATGATGTAACCTTCTTCTCTCCTGCCTCATATGCCTCAAGCCACTCATCAGCCTCGTATGCTGCTGTCATATCTCCTCC
It encodes the following:
- a CDS encoding cold-shock protein, which produces MSKGTVKWFNNQKGYGFITAEDGKDVFVHFSGLNMEGFKTLEEGAAVEFDITDGAKGPQAVNVEVVK
- a CDS encoding polysaccharide deacetylase family protein, which translates into the protein MDKNKKMIIGILTAAIVLVVAFIVYITCFDSHIEFSSKFKNGITVEYGKKFEAPKIKAYVRGRLINRKGKEIKCTIDSNVDATKTGSYEIKVTAQYGKKTATQTIKVEVRDKKAPEITLNGDAEMTVEAGSEFSDPGYTATDNYDGDLTDKVSVTGAVDTSKPGDYEIKYSVADSSKNESEVKRTVHVTDTTAPQIKLSGDDFMSVKKGDKYSDPGYTATDNCDGDITDSVKVSGDKVDKDKAGKYTVTYEVSDSSGNKATATRVVSVYDPAATADTVNPGNKIIYLTFDDGPGKYTQGLLDVLDKYNVKATFFVTNTHPDYQNMIAEEAKRGHTVAIHSASHKYNQIYTSEQAFFDDLEQMNSIIKAQTGNDASIIRFPGGSSNTVSKDYCPGIMTQLVNDVTARGLLYCDWNVSSGDANPKPISTEQVVQNVISGVQSHNVSVVLQHDIKEFSVNAVEQIIQWGQANGYTFLPLTTSSPMSHHRVNN
- a CDS encoding DUF5721 family protein; its protein translation is MISIELTDTKDFMNKLLRTEIFDNFLLQEAVITKAASYVIDGHLQKGFYSSTELEENCIAGYSILPFRMLRTNCFDLIKGRQTPSSFKFVFLLSPENMEHTLSSLHSAFTVSDISGFFINIRYQSQLLTLTTGISYNIFSADKTLDSEWDKLVMKFLANNDINFKEL